In a single window of the Syntrophorhabdus sp. genome:
- the pheT gene encoding phenylalanine--tRNA ligase subunit beta has product LDESRIDVKVAGGPSTFRTLDSIDRPIEAGDILICDGSGPVAVAGIMGGENSEITGTTRNMALEAAYFNPYSIRATARRLGIRSEASLRFEKGIDIDNVGYAAERAMYLMHELAGGQVVRGAREIFEKKEPRTIYLTYSNINGLLGTHISRDAITRALRSIDLLIMKEDENGFVISVPNFRHDIVEAADVIEEISRVHGFEHIPDTSPVAVLKPQKITRKERFLATIKEYCLGTGFYEIINFSFFSTKDIENLRIPEDDERARYVSIMNPISRDLGVMRTMMTPSVLRCMAYNINRGTKNLRFFEKGKVFFREDERIREHVALCFALTGREKEYSWKEKHADYDFFDIKGIIEGLMERLGANCETVPTTEPFLDRGRSADIVVDGTKVGWAGAVRDDVLGLYEIEQTIYCAELRFDIILEKGNLTLQYRPIPRYPQVTRDFSFFVDDGVPIAMLVEKIKGISPLIVSVGIFDMFRKERRSVSIRVVFQSHEDTLTDERVNALQQKIIGELTNIDGISLRA; this is encoded by the coding sequence GCCTCGACGAGTCGAGGATAGACGTGAAAGTGGCCGGCGGACCATCGACATTCCGTACCCTTGACAGCATCGACAGGCCCATAGAGGCCGGGGACATCCTCATCTGTGACGGCTCCGGACCCGTGGCTGTCGCGGGCATCATGGGCGGCGAGAACTCGGAGATCACGGGCACGACGAGGAACATGGCCCTTGAGGCTGCTTACTTCAATCCCTACTCCATACGGGCCACCGCCAGGAGGCTCGGGATCAGGTCCGAGGCGTCGCTCAGGTTCGAGAAGGGCATCGATATCGACAATGTCGGGTATGCCGCCGAAAGGGCGATGTACCTCATGCATGAGCTCGCGGGCGGCCAGGTTGTGAGAGGCGCCAGGGAGATCTTCGAGAAGAAGGAACCCCGGACTATCTACCTCACCTACAGCAACATCAACGGGCTCCTGGGCACCCACATCAGCCGGGACGCCATCACGCGCGCCCTTAGATCCATCGACCTCCTTATCATGAAAGAGGACGAGAACGGGTTCGTCATATCTGTGCCCAACTTCAGGCATGACATCGTCGAGGCGGCCGATGTCATCGAGGAGATATCCCGGGTCCACGGATTCGAACACATTCCCGACACGAGCCCCGTGGCGGTCCTCAAACCCCAGAAGATCACCCGGAAAGAACGCTTTCTGGCGACGATAAAGGAGTATTGCCTGGGGACGGGCTTCTACGAGATCATCAATTTTTCCTTCTTCTCCACGAAGGACATCGAAAATCTCCGTATCCCCGAGGATGACGAGCGCGCGAGGTACGTGTCCATCATGAACCCCATCTCCCGCGACTTGGGGGTCATGAGGACCATGATGACACCCTCCGTCCTGAGATGCATGGCGTACAACATCAACCGGGGCACGAAGAACCTCAGGTTCTTTGAGAAAGGAAAGGTCTTCTTTCGGGAGGACGAACGCATCCGTGAGCACGTCGCCCTCTGCTTCGCCCTGACGGGCAGGGAGAAGGAATATTCGTGGAAGGAAAAGCATGCGGACTATGACTTCTTCGACATCAAGGGAATCATCGAAGGTTTGATGGAGAGGCTCGGGGCGAACTGTGAGACCGTCCCGACCACCGAACCTTTTCTCGATCGCGGCCGGAGCGCCGACATCGTCGTTGACGGCACAAAAGTCGGTTGGGCCGGAGCTGTCCGTGACGACGTTCTCGGGCTCTACGAGATCGAACAAACTATTTATTGCGCTGAGTTACGATTTGATATAATCTTAGAAAAAGGGAACTTGACGCTTCAATACAGGCCGATACCCCGTTATCCGCAGGTTACACGGGATTTCTCGTTCTTCGTGGACGACGGGGTACCGATAGCCATGCTTGTTGAGAAGATCAAGGGCATTTCACCCCTTATTGTCTCAGTGGGGATATTTGACATGTTCAGGAAGGAAAGGCGGAGCGTATCCATTCGCGTGGTGTTCCAATCCCACGAAGATACCCTTACCGATGAACGTGTCAACGCCTTGCAGCAAAAGATCATCGGCGAGCTGACGAATATTGACGGAATTTCGTTAAGGGCATAA